From the Haemophilus parainfluenzae genome, the window TAGATTAAACAAAAGAGCGGTCAAAATTGACCGCTCTTTTTATACCTCAGCGAGATTATTTATTTAATTTCGCTTTATAAGTTGGGTTCATTAAGTTTTCTACAGAAAGGATATCATCCAATTGCTCTGCTGTTAATAAACCTTTTTCTAATACAACTTCACGTACGCCTTTACCAGTTTGAGCACAGATTTTACCCACTAAGTCGCCATTATGGTGACCGATAAATGGATTCAAGTAAGTCACGATACCGATTGAGTTGAATACGTAGTTTTCACAAATTTCTTTGTTTACAGTAATACCGTCTACACATTTATCGCGTAAGTTCACGCAAGCATTGGTTAAGATGTCGATAGATTCAAACATTGCTTGACCAATCACTGGTTCCATTACGTTTAATTGTAATTGACCCGCTTCAGATGCAAAAGTAACGGTAGTATCGTTACCAATTACTTTAAAGCATACTTGGTTCACCACTTCTGGAATAACTGGGTTTACTTTTGCAGGCATGATAGAAGAACCTGCTTGCAATTCAGGTAAGTTAATTTCTTTAATACCTGCACGTGGACCAGAAGAGAGTAAACGTAAGTCGTTACATACTTTAGATAGTTTTACTGCGGTACGTTTTAATGCACCATGAACCATGACATAAGCACCACAGTCAGATGTTGCTTCGATTAAGTTTTCAGCTGGTACGCAAGGTAATCCAGTTACCTCAGCAAGGTGTTTTACTACTAATTCTGTATAACCTTTTGGTGTATTTAAACCAGTACCGATTGCGGTTGCGCCAAGGTTTACTTCAAGGAGTAACTCAGCGGTGCGTTTTAAGTTACGTACTTCTTCTTCAAGTAATACGGCAAACGCTTTAAACTCTTGACCAACGGTCATCGGTACCGCATCTTGTAATTGGGTACGACCCATTTTTAAAACTTTAGCAAATTCTTTTGCTTTATTATCGAAGCCATCATGTAAGTATTGGATTTTGTCGATAAGTTTTAAAATGCTGTTATATACCGCAATACGGAAACCGGTAGGATATGCATCGTTGGTAGATTGGCTAGCGTTCACGTGGTCCATTGGGTTAATAACATCATATTCACCTTTTTTATGACCAATTTTTTCAAGCGCGAGGTTAGCAACTACTTCATTGGTATTCATATTGACAGAAGTACCCGCACCACCTTGATATACATCAGATGGGAATTGATCTAAGCATTTCCCCGTGGTAAGAATTTCATCACAAGCTGCTACAATCGCTTTTGCAATATCACTTGGAATAGCACCTAATTCACCATTCGCTAGGGCAGTTGCTTTTTTAACCATTACCATGCCGCGAACAAATTCCGGTACATCAGAAATGGTTACATTAGAAATATTGAAGTTTTCAACCGCTCTTAAGGTATGGATACCCCAGTATGCATCAGCTGGCACATCACGTTCACCTAATAAATCCACTTCTTTTCTGTATTGAGTCATTTTAATCACCTTTTTTGGTTGTTAATTAATTTGAGGTAATTATAGGAATTTACATAGAAAATAAATTTGACATGGATCACATTTCAAATAAGACGTATAAGAGATATTTTCATTTCTCGCATAAATTTTTTTAGGGTGAAATTTTTTTATTTATCCCCTTGAAACCGAAAAAGTTATCCCCACATTTAAAACACTTTATTTTAATAAGAAGGAAATTAATCATGAATATTCGTCCTTTACACGATCGTGTAATCATTAAACGTGAAGAAGTAGAAACTCGTTCAGCTGGCGGTATCGTATTAACTGGTTCAGCGGCGACTAAATCAACCCGTGCGAAAGTATTGGCAGTGGGTAAAGGTCGTATTTTGGAAAATGGTACCGTTCAACCTTTAGATGTAAAAGTTGGCGATACAGTCATTTTCAATGATGGTTATGGCGTGAAAAGTGAAAAAATCGATGGTAAAGAAGTGTTAATCATTTCTGAAAACGATATTTTGGCGATTGTGGAATAATTTAAATTAAGGAAAAAAGAAAATGGCAGCAAAAGACGTAAAATTTGGTAACGATGCACGCGTAAAAATGCTTAAAGGCGTGAATGTATTAGCAGATGCAGTAAAAGTGACCCTTGGCCCTAAAGGTCGTAATGTCATTTTAGATAAATCATTTGGTGCACCAACCATCACTAAAGATGGTGTATCGGTCGCACGTGAAATTGAATTAGAAGATAAATTTGAAAATATGGGCGCACAAATGGTGAAAGAGGTTGCCTCTAAAGCCAATGATGCAGCCGGTGATGGTACAACAACTGCAACAGTACTTGCTCAAGCTATTGTAAATGAAGGCTTAAAAGCTGTGGCTGCAGGTATGAACCCAATGGATTTAAAACGTGGTATCGATAAAGCGGTAAGTGCGGTTGTTTCTGAGCTTAAAAATCTATCTAAACCTTGCGAAACCTCTAAAGAGATTGAACAAGTTGGTACAATTTCTGCTAACTCTGACAGCATTGTGGGTCAATTAATTGCTCAAGCAATGGAAAAAGTGGGTAAAGAAGGCGTGATTACCGTAGAAGACGGTACAGGTCTTGACGATGAATTAGCGGTTGTGGAAGGGATGCAATTCGATCGTGGTTACTTATCACCTTATTTCATCAACAAACCAGAAACAGCAACGGTTGAATTAGATAACCCGTACATTCTTTTAGTGGATAAAAAAGTATCAAATATCCGTGAATTACTTCCAGTATTAGAAGGTGTGGCAAAAGCGGGTAAACCATTATTAATTATTGCTGAAGATATCGAAGGTGAAGCACTTGCAACTTTAGTCGTAAACACCATGCGTGGTATCGTGAAAGTGGCAGCAGTGAAAGCCCCTGGTTTTGGTGATCGTCGTAAAGCAATGTTACAAGATATTGCGATCTTAACAGCAGGTACCGTGATTTCTGAAGAAATCGGTATGGAACTTGAAAAAGCGACATTAGAAGATTTAGGTCAAGCGAAACGTGTAGTCATCAACAAAGATAATACTACTATTATTGATGGTGTGGGTGATGAAGCACAAATCAAAGGTCGTGTGGCTCAAATTCGTCAGCAAATCGAAGAATCTACTTCTGATTATGACAAAGAAAAACTTCAAGAACGCGTAGCTAAACTTGCCGGCGGTGTGGCTGTAATCAAAGTTGGTGCAGCAACAGAAGTTGAAATGAAAGAGAAAAAAGATCGTGTGGATGATGCATTACACGCAACTCGTGCAGCAGTTGAAGAAGGTATCGTTGCAGGTGGTGGTGTTGCATTAGTTCGTGCTGCAACCAAAGTAGCGGCAACCTTAAAAGGTGATAACGAAGAACAAGATGTAGGTATTAAACTTGCATTACGTGCAATGGAAGCGCCACTTCGTCAAATCGTCACTAACGCAGGTGAAGAAGCATCTGTTGTGGCAAGTGCGGTTAAAAATGGCGAAGGAAACTTCGGTTATAATGCAGGTACTGAACAGTACGGCGATATGATCGAAATGGGTATTTTAGACCCAACTAAAGTCACTCGTTCTGCGTTACAATTTGCGGCTTCTGTAGCGGGCTTAATGATCACGACAGAATGTATGGTGACCGACCTTCCAAAAGATGATAAAGCCGATTTAGGCGCTGCTGGAATGGGTGGTATGGGAGGCATGGGCGGAATGATGTAATTCCCCTTTGCAAAAGAAAGTGCGATCGTTTTTCTTTATAGAAATGCGATCGCATTTTTATTTGTGTGGTGCTACACTTTACTTGTTTTCGATGATTTTATAGGTATAACAATGACAATTTCCCAAACTGAACTCAATCAACAACTCAAATCTGCCGGTATTGGTATTAATGCAACTGAATTACATGGTTTTTTGAGTGGCTTAATTTGTGGTGGACTGAAAGACCAAAGCTGGTTACCGCTTTTATATCAATTCAGTAACGACAACCACGCTTATCCAACCGCATTAATTCAGCCAATTACCGAAATTTATGAGCAGATTGGTAAAACCTTATCGGATGTAGAAGGGTTTGATTTTGAATTGGGATTAACAGAAGATGAGAGTGTTTTTGCTCGCGCAGACAGCCTATCAGACTGGGCAAACCAATTTTTATTGGGTTTAGGGCTTGTTCAGCCTGAATTAGATAAAGAAAAAGGCGAAATTGGCGAAGCGGTAGATGATTTACAAGATATTTGTCAGCTTGGTTATGAAGAAGATGATGACGAAGAAGAGCTTGCCGAAGCCTTAGAAGAAATTATTGAATATGTTCGTACCATTGCCATGCTGTTTTACACCCATTTCAACGATGATGCACAAGAAATAAAACCGATATTACATTAAAAGGAGCGAAACATGGATCTCGCATACATGGCGGCATTACCGCAAGAAGAATTTACAGAACGTCGTCAAAAAGTATTCGCACAAATGCAGCCAAATTCTGCTTTATTGCTATTTTCCGAAATTGAAAAACGTCGCAATAACGACTGCGATTTTCCTTTCCGTCAAGACAGTTACTTTTGGTATTTAACGGGATTTAATGAGCCAAATGCAGCGTTGTTATTGATTAAAACGGAAGAGGCAGAAAAGGCAGTGGTATTTCTTCGTCCGCGAGATCCTTTGCTTGAAACGTGGAATGGTCGCCGATTAGGCGTTGAGCGCGCACCGCAAAAACTCAATGTCGATGAAGCCTATTCTATCGATGATTTTAAAACAGAATTTCCAAAATTAACGGAAAAATTGACCGCACTTTATCATGTGGCCGATCGTCATCCTTGGGGTGATAAATTATTAGCCGAAAGTGCGGTGAAATTTTACGCTGTTTTTGATTGGCAGCCGATGTTAAGTGAAATGCGCTTAATTAAATCACCAAATGAAATTCGATTAATGCAGCAAGCGGGACAAATTACAGCATTCGGACATATTAAAGCGATGCAAGTGACTCGTCCAAATCGTTTTGAATATGAAATTGAAAGCGAAATTCTGCATGAATTTAATCGTCATGGAGCAAGATTTCCATCTTATAACTCCATTGTTGCTGGTGGTGATAATGCCTGTATTTTGCACTACACCGAAAATGATCAACCATTAAAAGATGGCGATCTTGTGTTGATTGATGCAGGGTGTGAGTTTGCTATGTATGCAGGCGATATCACACGTACGTTCCCTGTGAATGGTAAATTTACCGAGCCACAACGTGAGATTTATGAATTAGTGTTAAAAGCACAAAAACGTGCGATTGAGTTATTAGTGCCAGGTAATTCAATTAAACTGGCGAATGACGAAGTAATTCGTATTAAAACTCAAGGCTTGGTGGATTTAGGCATTCTGAAAGGGGATGTAGATAAGCTGATTGAAGAAAAAGCTTATCGTCAATTTTATATGCATGGTTTAGGCCATTGGCTTGGTTTGGATGTGCACGATGTTGGCCGCTATGATGATGATCGTAGCCGCACGCTTGAAGTGGGGATGATCATCACTGTTGAGCCCGGTATTTATATTTCAGAAGAGGCGGATGTGCCAGCTCAATATAAAGGCATTGGCGTGCGTATTGAAGATAATTTGCTAATGACTGAATATGGTAATAAAAATCTGACTGCGGCGGCACCAAAAGAAATTGATGACATTGAAAATTTAATGAAAAATTGAGAAGAATTCTCAAAATTGTGATCTAGTGCAAGTTTTTTGTGCAGTTAAGGTGCTAATATACTGTTAGATAAAAAAGACCAATCAAATCAGTAAGGAGTCGATTATGTACAAACACGTTTTAGTTGCGGTAGATCTTTCTGACGAAAGTGAATTTCTACTCAAAAAAGCCGTGGGAATTGCAAAACGTAATGATGCGCAACTTTCCATTATTCATGTAGATGTAAACTTCTCGGATCTCTATACTGGTTTAATTGATGTCAATATGTCATCAATGCAAGATAGAATCTCGAGCGAAACCCAAAAAGCGCTAATTAATTTAGCAGAACATGCTGGTTATCCAATAAAAGAAAAATTGAGCGGTAGCGGTGATTTAGGTCAAGTTTTGACAGACGCTATTGATCAGTATGATGTAGATCTACTAGTGACAGGTCATCACCAAGATTTTTGGAGTAAATTGATGTCTTCAACACGTCAAGTGATGAATACCATTAAAATTGATATGTTGGTTGTGCCACTTCGCGACGAATAGTGATCAAAAATTATTTTTAGCCCTACTAAAATAACGTAAATTTTAACCGCACTTCTCAATTAATGCAGTAGAGTGCGGTTTTCTTTTTTAAGATCAGTGAAAAAGCCTTTTTCTCTAGGTCAAAATATGCAAGAATAGTGAGCTTTTTTATAAATCGTGATCGAGATAGAGACACAAGGTTTTATCAATGAAAACAACAGCAGAAATTAGACAGTCATTCCTTGATTTTTTCCATAGCAAGGGGCATCAGGTCGTCGCAAGTAGTTCACTTGTGCCTGAAAACGATCCGACATTGCTTTTTACCAATGCCGGGATGAACCAATTTAAAGACGTGTTCCTTGGTATGGACAAACGTCCTTACTCACGTGCGACAACTGCACAACGTTGTGTGCGCGCAGGTGGTAAGCATAATGACTTAGAAAACGTAGGTTATACAGCTCGTCACCATACTTTCTTTGAAATGCTCGGCAACTTCAGTTTTGGCGACTATTTCAAACATGATGCGATTAATTTTGCCTGGGAGTATTTGACTTCTCCACAATGGCTCGGGTTACCAAAAGAAAAATTATGGGTAACCGTGTATGAAACCGATAATGAAGCTTATGATATTTGGCATAAAGAAGTTGGTGTGCCAGCAGAACGTATTATTCGTATCGGTGATAACAAAGGTGCGCCTTATGCATCAGATAACTTCTGGGCAATGGGTGACACAGGTCCTTGTGGTCCATGTACTGAAATTTTCTACGATCACGGTGATCACATTTGGGGTGGCCCTCCAGGCTCTCCGGAAGAAGATGGTGACCGCTATATCGAAATTTGGAACGTGGTATTCATGCAATTTAACCGTCAAGCAGACGGTACAATGGAAAAATTACCACGTCCATCGGTTGATACTGGAATGGGTTTAGAGCGTATTTCTGCTGTATTACAGCACGTAAACTCTAACTATGAGATCGATATTTTCCAAAAATTAATTGCAAAAACAGCAGAAATCGTAGGAACAACAGATTTAACTAATAAATCATTACGCGTAATTGCTGACCACATTCGTTCTTGTGCATATTTAATTGCAGATGGCGTGATTCCATCAAACGAAGGCCGTGGTTATGTATTACGTCGTATTATCCGTCGAGCAGTGCGTCATGGCCACTTATTAGGTGCTAAAGAAGCGTTCTTCTATAAACTTGTGCCAACCTTAATTGAAGTCATGGCGGAAGCAGGCAAAGAAGTTAAAGAAAAACAAGCCAATGTCGAAAAATTACTTCGTTTAGAAGAAGAGCAATTTGCTCGTACATTAGAGCGCGGATTAAGCTTATTAGACGATGCGCTTGCTCAAGTGAAAGATGGTGTGTTGTCAGGTGAAGTTGCCTTTAAACTTTATGATACTTATGGCTTCCCACTTGATTTAACGGCAGATGTATGTCGTGAGCGTGATATTGCAATTGATGAAGCAGGTTTTGAGCGTGAAATGGAAGCACAACGCTTACGCGCACAATCTGCAAGCCAATTCGGCATGGATTACAACAATGTTATTCGTGTAGAAGGCGAAACAAAATTTGAAGGTTATACTGAATCAGAATCTTTAGCCAAAGTGACCGCACTTTTCCATGATGGAAAATCAGTAGAGAGTATTACTGCAGGCCAAAGTGCCGTGGTGATTTTAGAAAATACTCCATTCTATGCGGAATCAGGTGGTCAAATTGGTGACAGCGGTTATTTAACTTCTCAAGATGTTCAGTTTAATGTAAAAGATACTCAAAAATATGGTCAAGTATTCGGTCATATTGGTGAGTTAGAACAAGGCAGTTTAAAAGTCGGACAAACAGTCAATGCGGTTGTGGATGCAGCAAGACGTCATCAAACGTCACTTAACCATTCTGCAACACACTTATTACACGCCGCATTGCGTCAAGTTTTAGGTCACCATGTAGTGCAAAAAGGATCATTAGTATCTGATGCTGCGCTACGTTTTGACTTTGCTCATCCGGAAGCGATTACCAAAGCACAACTTAACGAAATTGAAACGTTGGTAAACCAAAAAGTACGTGAGAATTTTGTGGTTCAAACGGACGTAATGGATATCGAAGCGGCAAAAGCAAAAGGTGCAATGGCGTTATTCGGTGAAAAATATGCTGATGTGGTACGTGTTTTAACAATGGGTGATTTCTCCGTTGAACTTTGTGGTGGCATTCATGCTAAACGTACCGGTGATATCGGTTTATTTAAAATTGTGGCGGAAACTGCAGTTGCAGCAGGTGTTCGTCGTATTGAAGCGGTAACGGGTGAAAATGCAATTAATTGGTTACATAACCAACAACGTATTCTTACTCAAAGTGCAGATTTGTTTAAATCTGACGTTAATACCCTTGTTGAGAAAATTCAGCAACTTCAAGATAAAGCGAAGAAAGCAGAAAAAGAATTACAAGGATTAAAAGAAAAAGCCGCAATGCAAGCGGGTTCCGATTTAGTGAAAAGTGCGATTAAAATTAATGATGTTTCTGTAATCGTACATCAACTAGACGGAATTGAAACTAAATCGTTACGTGTGATGGTTGATGATTTAAAAAATCAACTTGGTTCAGGCGTAATTGTATTTGCATCTATTTTAGATGATAAAGTCAACCTCGTCGTTGGCGTAACAAGCGATTTAACTACTAAAGTGAAGGCTGGTGAGCTAGTGAATTTAATGGCTCAGCAAGTCGGTGGGAAAGGCGGTGGTCGCCCTGATATGGCAATGGCAGGAGGCTCCCAACCAGAAAATGTGAATCTAGCATTAACTGTCGCACAAAACTGGTTAAGCAATAATCTGTAGTACAAGCAGGTCGGTGGGATGCCGATCTTTACTTGATTGATAGGGATATCTAATAAATGCAAACTAAGGAGATAAAAGATGTTAATCTTAACTCGAAAAGTTGGCGAAAGTGTTCTCATTGGAGACGATATTTCTATCACGGTTTTGAGTGTACGTGGAAACCAAGTCAAACTCGGTGTGCAAGCGCCTAAAGAAGTATCTGTTCACCGAGAGGAAATTTACCAACGAATTCTGCAGTCAAAAGATGAACATATAGATGAGGCATCTTAGACCTAGAGTTTTATGAATGTTTTACATTCTATTTATAATTTAATTAACGTTTTTTCAAAAATTAAACCCATTGGTTTGCAAGATTTTAAATAACGGAAATTTGAGTTATAAAGGTAGAGAAGGAACTTTTCCAACTTAAATCTATCAAAATTTAATAAATAATGACCGCACTTTTGTGTTACAGAAGTGTGGTCATTGAATATTTAAACAAAAAGGAAATCTAATGAAAGCAATTATTCCTGTAGCCGGTCTCGGCACCCGTATGTTGCCAGCAACAAAAGCGATTCCAAAAGAAATGTTAACGCTTGTAGATAAACCACTGATTCAATATGTTGTGAATGAGTGTGTTGCAGCAGGCATCAAAGAAATCGTGTTAGTCACACATTCTTCTAAAAATGCGATTGAAAACCATTTTGATACGTCTTTTGAGTTGGAAACCATGCTTGAGAAGCGTGTTAAACGTCAGCTTCTAGAAGAGGTGCGTTCTATTTGCCCTAAAGATGTAACCATCATGCACGTTCGCCAAGGGAATGCGAAAGGTTTAGGTCATGCGGTGTTATGTGGTCGTCCAGTTGTTGGAAACGAGCCATTTGCAGTCGTGTTACCTGATGTGCTTTTAGCGGATTTTACAGCAAATCAAAAGAAAGAAAATCTTTCAGCAATGATTAAACGTTTTAAAGAAACACAAGCAAGCCAAATTATGGTAGCGCCTGTTGCAGCTGATGAAGTGAGTAGCTATGGTATTGCGGATTGTGGTGGTGTAGAGTTAAAAGGCGGTGAGAGCGTTAAAATTAATAGCATTGTTGAAAAACCATCTGTTGAAGAAGCTCCATCAAATCTTGCGGTTGTAGGTCGTTATGTATTCTCTGCGGCGATTTGGGATTTATTAGAAAAAACACCAGTTGGTGTGGGTGATGAAATTCAATTAACGGATGCAATCGATATGCTTATTGAGAAAGAGATCGTTGAAGCGTTCCATATGACAGGCAGAAGCTTTGACTGTGGTGACAAGATTGGCTATATGGAAGCTTTTGTAGAATATGGTCTTCGTCATGATAAATTAGGTAAAGAGTTTAAAGCTTTCCTAAAAGATCTTGTAAAAACTTTATAATTGACTGAAACCACCGAAAGGTGGTTTTTATTTATATATTTGGATTATATGATATAAAAGATAAAGAAGAAGGCATCGTGATGATGCCTTCTTTTTTCTATGAAACGAAATCTTAGTTATTTTTCGCTAATAAAGTGCGGTAGATAATACCACCTAAAATACCACCGATAATCGGCGCAACCCAGAATAACCATAATTGGTCGATTGCCCAAGAACCTTGGAATACCGCAACTGCAGTACTACGAGCCGGGTTTACAGAGGTATTTGATACAGGAATGCTGATTAAGTGGATTAAAGTTAAACCTAAACCAATTGCGATTGGCGCAAAACCTGCAGCTGCATTTTTATGCGTTGAACCCATGATGATTAATAAGAAGAATGCAGTCAATAATACTTCCGCTACGAATACCGCTTCTAAAGAATAACCTTCAGGAGAATGCTCACCATAACCGTTAGATGCAAAACCTGCAGTAACATCAAAGCCAACTTTACCTGATGCGATAAGATAAAGTGCAGCACCGGCTACTAAACCACCAACTACTTGAGAAACGATGTATGGAAGGGCATCCTTCGCAGAGAAACGACCGCCAGCCACTAAACCAAGTGTTACAGCAGGGTTAAAGTGACCACCAGAAATGTGACCTACAGCGTAAGCCATGGTTAATACGGTTAAACCGAAGGCAAATGCAACGCCCACATAACCGATACCTAGGTTGACAGAAGCGGCAAAGATTGCACTACCACAACCACCGAAAACTAACCAAAATGTGCCGAAGAATTCAGCAAAAAGTTTTTTTGACATAATAGACCTCAATATTAAATATGTCGTTATTTCAAATAACAATAATGTATTGCGAATGCAACAGGCATTTAGTCAAAGATAAGGGGTTTTGGTTCTGCAAATTATTGTAAATGTTTGTAAGTAAATGTAAGGGAAATAGCATGCTATACTTTTAGCCGTCTAGATTGTCATTTTGCTTATTTTTCATTAAAATACGGATAAATTATCAGGTTATTTAAGGTGCATTATGGCAAACTGGGATGGCAAATATATTAGCCCTTATGCAGAGCATGGCAAAAAGAGCGAACAGGTCAAAAAAATTACCGTTTCTATTCCAATTAAAGTATTGGAAATTTTGACGAATGAGCGTACGCGTCGTCAGTTGAAAAGTTTGCGCCATGCAACAAATAGTGAATTGCTTTGTGAGGCATTCTTACATGCTTTTACTGGTCAGCCATTACCGACTGATGCAGATTTAATGAAAGAGCGTCATGATGAGATTCCTGAAAATGCCAAAGAAATCATGCGCGATTTGGGTATTGATCCTGAAAGCTGGGAATATTAATTTATCCTTTTAATCCTTCTAAAATACTGCATTCAGGGCAATCATTGCCCTGACAAGCGTTATGCCATCGTTCCAATTCCTCTACCATTTTTTGCAAGTGATGAATTTGCTCATTCAATGTTTTAATATGCTGCGTAGTGAGTGCTTTAACTTCTCGGCTACTACGATTGGGATTATCCTGTAATTGCAAAAGTTGGTGAATTTGTTGGAGTGAAAACCCTACATCTCGAGAGTGGCGAATAAAACGTAATCGCTCTAAATCCTTTTCTTCATAATGACGATAACCGGAAAGGCTTCTTTGTGCAGGCTTTAATAAGCCAGACTTCTCATAATCTCGAATTTGTTTACTTGATAAACCCACTAATTTTGCCACTTCACTAATGTTCATAAAAAATCCTTGACCTTAACCTTATGTTAAGGTTTATAGTAAGCTTAATTTCAATCTATATCAATAATTAAGGAGTAAATATGAAATCAATTACATTACATGTAACAGGAATGACTTGTGGTGGTTGTGTGAAAAGCGTCACAAGAGTGTTGGAAGAACTTAATGGCGTAGAAAAAGCCGTAGTAACACTTGATGACGGTAAAGCGGTGATTACCTTTGATGAAAGTGCGGTTAGTATTGCACAATTAATTGAAACAATTGAAGACGCAGGTTTTTATGCAACAGAATAAAAAAATAGCCATTCAAATCGAGGGGAT encodes:
- the aqpZ gene encoding aquaporin Z, which encodes MSKKLFAEFFGTFWLVFGGCGSAIFAASVNLGIGYVGVAFAFGLTVLTMAYAVGHISGGHFNPAVTLGLVAGGRFSAKDALPYIVSQVVGGLVAGAALYLIASGKVGFDVTAGFASNGYGEHSPEGYSLEAVFVAEVLLTAFFLLIIMGSTHKNAAAGFAPIAIGLGLTLIHLISIPVSNTSVNPARSTAVAVFQGSWAIDQLWLFWVAPIIGGILGGIIYRTLLAKNN
- a CDS encoding heavy-metal-associated domain-containing protein, whose translation is MKSITLHVTGMTCGGCVKSVTRVLEELNGVEKAVVTLDDGKAVITFDESAVSIAQLIETIEDAGFYATE
- the cueR gene encoding Cu(I)-responsive transcriptional regulator, producing MNISEVAKLVGLSSKQIRDYEKSGLLKPAQRSLSGYRHYEEKDLERLRFIRHSRDVGFSLQQIHQLLQLQDNPNRSSREVKALTTQHIKTLNEQIHHLQKMVEELERWHNACQGNDCPECSILEGLKG
- the metJ gene encoding met regulon transcriptional regulator MetJ, producing MANWDGKYISPYAEHGKKSEQVKKITVSIPIKVLEILTNERTRRQLKSLRHATNSELLCEAFLHAFTGQPLPTDADLMKERHDEIPENAKEIMRDLGIDPESWEY
- the galU gene encoding UTP--glucose-1-phosphate uridylyltransferase GalU; amino-acid sequence: MKAIIPVAGLGTRMLPATKAIPKEMLTLVDKPLIQYVVNECVAAGIKEIVLVTHSSKNAIENHFDTSFELETMLEKRVKRQLLEEVRSICPKDVTIMHVRQGNAKGLGHAVLCGRPVVGNEPFAVVLPDVLLADFTANQKKENLSAMIKRFKETQASQIMVAPVAADEVSSYGIADCGGVELKGGESVKINSIVEKPSVEEAPSNLAVVGRYVFSAAIWDLLEKTPVGVGDEIQLTDAIDMLIEKEIVEAFHMTGRSFDCGDKIGYMEAFVEYGLRHDKLGKEFKAFLKDLVKTL